A section of the Callithrix jacchus isolate 240 chromosome 14, calJac240_pri, whole genome shotgun sequence genome encodes:
- the FER1L5 gene encoding fer-1-like protein 5 isoform X14 translates to MRYKAEIGRFQTDIGFIYHSPGHTLLRKWLGLCQLNNPSSGVRGYLKVTICALGVGDQALADQKLLYGADDTDIQIFRSAAVPINMAYLQFFIYCAEDLHLKKHQSVNPQLEVELIGKKLRTHMQTQTDNPIWNQILTFQIQLPCLSSYIKFRILDCHRKDCPDEIGTASLFLNQISSTGEEIEGMYSGFLPCFGPSFLTLHGGKKAPFRIQEEGACIPDSVRDGLAYRGRVFLELITEIKFHQDSTIKDLSHEVTRIEKHQNRQKYGLCVIFLSCTMMPNFKDLIQFEVSIGHYGNKMDLNYKPLVSSTQYSPVIHDGNIYHYVPWYDTKPVVAVTSNWEDISFRMNCLNLLHFTRDRLKVNLDTLKSIRNPKDPALLHQWEKLLRELAEDCKHPLPCMTNQPKATSLDRKRWQLRSLLLQELAQKAKQAKPRDMVATGEDWLYRLNAVLPEPQMGLPDVMIWLVAEEQRVAYAQVPAHSVLFSPEGDLHSGRLCGKIQTLFLQYPEGEGQKDVLPAHLRVCMWLGNVTDSKDLQLLRQGDTAVYAEMYENQAKHKDQWGQQGLYHCPNFSDVMGNKTLPMTDFQPPLGWHWQDSWTVDPQRRLLLDIDINKSQVLEEVYENQARDARGTWGPATIPNTDVNGQPMEARENVKCPKGWHFKKDWAVELNHAVDSKGWEYGMEIPSLGQRQVWSPVEKTYHSCRRRRWARVRFRNHGELSHEQETLSFLKLGLAKGEEEGWEYGTFGSTFHLNPQPQSKFRRRCWRRRLAPNKDKGIAPIFLLEGSLAMDVKYTGKEEDSKTWPLRLDRQFRDPLRQDTQPPNMPFIYCTFNKPHYYQLFCYIYQARNLVSNQILTFQGPFIRVVFLNHSQCTQTLRSSAGPTWAQTLIFQHLLLYENPQDTKESPPLVVLELWQHDSWGKESLWGRSMWPPVVWLDLQDRILPPMRWHPLVKELGKEEGEILASCELILETELREKQLPILSVPWKNGAYTLPKNIQPKIKRMAIEILAWGLRNMKKASSPHLLVEFGEESLKTEPIRDFQTNPNFPESVLVLTVLMPTEEAYTLPLVVKVVDNWAFGQQSVTGQANIDFLQPYFCDPWAQDYMHPKLPTLSEKHQDFLGYLYEKFWFKSSKAEDEYEHEVDWWSKLFWATDEHKSPEYEYKDYHTLKVYDCELEAVPAFQGLQDFCQTFKLYQEQPKLDSPVVGEFKGLFRIYPFPENPEAPKPPLQFLVWPEREDFPQPCLVRVYVVRAINLQPQDYNGLCDPYVILKLGKTELGNRDTYQPNTLDPIFGTMFELTCNIPLEKDLEIQLYDFDLFSPDDKIGTTVIDLENRLLSGFGAHCGLSKSYCQSGPFRWRDQMPPSYLLKRYAKRKGLPPPLFSPEEDAVFYNGKKFKLQSFEPQTPTVHGLGPKKERLALYLLHTQGLVPEHVETRTLYSDSQPGIDQGKVQMWVDIFPKKLGPPGPQVNIKPRKPKRYELRCIIWKTANVDLVDDNLSREKTSDIYIKGWLYGLEKDMQKTDIHYYSLTGEADFNWRFIFTMDYLATERMCVQSQKDYIWSLDATSMKFPARLIIQVWDNDTFSPDDFLGVLELDLSDMPLPARHAKQCSIRMMDANPKWPYNLQYEHFSLFKKKTVTGWWPCQVLDGGKWRLSGKVKMTLEILSEKEALIKPAGRGQSEPNQYPTLHPPLRTNTSFMWLRSPVQYFCYIFWKRYRFKFLAFMVILIIALMLFNFIYSAPHYLAMNLIKPHLQLSPPIKIFNIITSVNNASSSILPTQDPNLKPTIDHEWKLHPGPRNHLSDIFPELPAPQD, encoded by the exons CTACCCTGCCTCTCCAGCTACATCAAGTTCAGAATCTTGGACTG CCACAGGAAGGACTGCCCGGATGAGATTGGGACTGCCAGCCTGTTCCTCAACCAGATCTCGTCCACCGGAGAAGAGATTGAAG GAATGTACTCTGGCTTCCTGCCCTGCTTTGGCCCCAGCTTCCTGACTCTACACGGGGGTAAAAAGGCCCCTTTCAGGATCCAGGAAGAAGGCGCT TGTATTCCTGACTCTGTTAGGGATGGTTTAGCTTATCGAGGCCGAGTCTTCCTGGAGTTAATCACCGAAATCAAGTTCCATCAAGACTCCACGATAAAGGATCTCTCCCATGAAGTGACCAGGATAGAG AAGCACCAGAACCGCCAGAAGTATGGGCTGTGTGTCATCTTCCTCTCCTGTACCATGATGCCCAACTTTAAAGACCTGATCCAATTCGAGGTCAGCATCGGTCACTATGGGAACAAGATGGACCTGAATTACAAGCCTCTAGTCTCAAGCACACAGTACAGCCCAGTGATACATGATG GGAACATTTACCATTATGTGCCCTGGTATGACACCAAGCCTGTCGTGGCTGTGACCTCCAACTGGGAGGACATCAGCTTCCGAATGAACTGCCTTAACCTCCTCCACTTCACTCGGGACCGCCTG AAAGTCAACCTGGACACCCTGAAATCCATTCGGAATCCAAAGGACCCAGCTTTGCTCCACCAGTGGGAGAAACTGCTGAGGGAGCTGGCGGAGGACTGCAA GCACCCTCTGCCCTGCATGACCAATCAGCCCAAAGCCACCAGTCTGGACAGGAAGAGGTGGCAGCTCCGCAGCCTCCTCCTGCAGGAACTGGCCCAAAAGGCCAAGCAAGCCAAGCCCAGGGACATGGTGGCCACAGGGGAGGACTGGCTGTATCGCCTCAACGCTGTGCTCCCCGAG CCCCAGATGGGCCTCCCTGACGTGATGATCTGGCTGGTGGCCGAGGAGCAGCGAGTGGCCTATGCACAGGTGCCCGCCCACTCCGTCCTCTTCTCCCCAGAAGGGGATCTGCACTCCGGCAGGCTCTGTGGGAAGATACAGACACTTTTCCTACAG TACCCAGAGGGTGAAGGACAGAAGGATGTGCTCCCAGCCCACCTCCGGGTCTGCATGTGGCTTGGCAATGTCACAGACAGCAAGGACCTGCAGTTGCTCCGCCAAGGTGACACAGCAGTGTATGCCGAGATG TATGAGAATCAAGCCAAGCATAAAGACCAGTGGGGGCAGCAGGGGCTATATCACTGCCCCAACTTCTCGGATGTCATGGGAAACAAGACCCTCCCGATGACCGATTTCCAGCCACCCCTGGGATGGCACTGGCAGGACAGCTGGACAGTGGACCCTCAGAGGAG ACTCCTCCTGGACATAGACATCAACAAGAGCCAGGTGTTGGAAGAGGTATATGAGAACCAGGCCCGAGATGCCAGAGGCACCTGGGGGCCTGCCACCATCCCAAACACAGACGTG AATGGACAGCCCATGGAGGCCCGGGAAAACGTGAAGTGCCCCAAAGGCTGGCACTTTAAGAAGGACTGGGCAGTGGAGCTGAACCACGCAGTGGACAGTAAGG GTTGGGAGTATGGAATGGAGATCCCATCCTTGGGCCAGCGCCAGGTCTGGAGCCCGGTAGAGAAGACCTACCACTCATGCCGCCGACGGCGCTGGGCACGTGTGCGCTTCCGGAACCATGGGGAGCTGAGCCATGAGCAGGAGACCCTCTCCTTCCTGAAGCTG GGCCTGGCCAAGGGTGAGGAGGAGGGCTGGGAGTACGGCACCTTCGGCTCCACGTTCCACCTCAACCCTCAGCCCCAGAGCAAGTTCCGCCGTCGCTGCTGGCGCCGCAGGCTGGCCCCTAACAAGGACAAGGGCATCGCGCCCATATTCCTCCTGGAGGGGTCCTTG GCTATGGATGTGAAATATACTGGGAAGGAAGAGGACAGCAAGACATGGCCATTGCGTCTGGACAGACAGTTCAGGGACCCCCTGAGGCAGGACACCCAGCCCCCCAACATGCCCTTCATCTACTGCACCTTCAATA AGCCCCACTACTATCAGCTCTTCTGCTATATCTACCAGGCCCGGAACCTGGTGTCCAACCAGATCCTGACATTCCAAG GGCCCTTCATTCGAGTGGTCTTCCTGAATCATAGCCAGTGTACCCAAACCCTAAGAAGCTCTGCAGGCCCCACATGGGCCCAGACACTCATCTTCCAGCACCTCCTTCTGTACGAAAACCCACAGGACACCAAAGAGAGCCCACCACTTGTGGTGCTGGAGCTGTGGCAGCACGACTCCTGG GGCAAGGAGAGCTTGTGGGGACGGAGCATGTGGCCCCCGGTCGTCTGGCTGGATCTCCAGGACCGGATCCTGCCCCCCATGAGGTGGCACCCCCTTGTAAAGGAGTTGGGGAAGGAAGAGGGCGAGATCTTGGCATCTTGTGAGCTGATCCTTGAGACTGAG CTCAGAGAGAAGCAGCTGCCGATCTTAAGTGTTCCCTGGAAGAACGGGGCATACACACTCCCCAAGAACATCCAGCCCAAGATAAAGAGGATGGCCATTGAG ATCCTGGCCTGGGGCCTTCGGAACATGAAGAAGGCGAGCTCCCCTCATCTCCTGGTGGAATTCGGGGAAGAGTCCCTGAAGACAGAACCCATCAGGGACTTTCAGACCAACCCCAACTTCCCTGAGTCGGTCCTAGTCCTCACAGTG CTCATGCCAACAGAGGAGGCTTACACACTGCCCCTCGTGGTGAAGGTGGTGGACAACTGGGCCTTTGGCCAGCAGTCCGTGACGGGCCAGGCCAACATCGACTTCCTCCAGCCCTACTTCTGTGACCCCTGGGCTCAGGACTACATGCACCCAAAGCTTCCAA CACTGTCTGAGAAGCACCAGGAC TTCCTAGGCTACCTCTACGAAAAGTTCTGGTTCAAGTCCAGTAAAGCAGAG GATGAGTATGAGCACGAGGTGGACTGGTGGAGCAAGCTGTTCTGGGCCACAGATGAGCACAAGTCCCCAGAGTACGAGTACAAAGACTACCACACCCTCAAG GTGTATGACTGTGAGCTGGAGGCTGTGCCAGCCTTCCAGGGCCTGCAGGACTTCTGCCAGACCTTCAAACTCTACCAGGAGCAGCCCAAGTTGGACAGCCCCGTGGTAGGGGAGTTCAAG GGCCTTTTCCGCATCTACCCCTTTCCTGAGAATCCGGAAGCCCCGAAGCCCCCGCTCCAGTTCTTGGTTTGGCCAGAGAGAGAGGACTTCCCCCAGCCGTGCTTGGTGCGGGTGTACGTGGTGCGAGCCATCAACCTGCAGCCCCAGGACTACAATGGCCTG TGTGACCCTTATGTGATCCTGAAACTGGGGAAGACAGAGCTTGGCAACCGGGACACGTACCAGCCCAACACTCTGGATCCCATCTTTGGCAC GATGTTTGAGCTCACCTGCAACATCCCCCTGGAAAAAGACCTAGAGATCCAGCTCTATGACTTCGACCTGTTTTCACCTGATGATAAGATAGGAACCACAGTCATCGACCTCGAAAACCGACTCCTGTCTGGCTTTGGAGCTCATTGTGGGCTCTCCAAATCCTACTGCCA GTCAGGGCCCTTTAGATGGCGGGATCAGATGCCCCCAAGCTACCTCCTAAAACGCTATGCCAAGAGGAAAGGGCTGCCTCCACCTCTGTTTAGTCCTGAGGAAGatgctgttttctataatgggaaaaaattcaaGCTGCAAAGCTTTG AGCCCCAAACCCCTACTGTTCATGGTTTGGGACCCAAGAAGGAACGCCTTGCACTGTACCTCCTGCACACTCAGGGGCTGGTACCTGAGCACGTGGAGACCCGCACGCTGTACAGTGACAGCCAGCCAGGCATTGACCAG GGAAAGGTGCAAATGTGGGTGGACATCTTCCCCAAGAAGCTGGGGCCTCCTGGCCCCCAAGTCAACATCAAGCCCAGAAAGCCTAAACG GTATGAGCTACGCTGCATCATCTGGAAGACTGCCAATGTGGACCTGGTGGATGACAATTTAAGTAGAGAGAAGACGAGTGACATCTACATCAAAGG GTGGTTATATGGGCTGGAGAAGGACATGCAGAAGACAGATATCCACTACTACTCGCTAACTGGGGAGGCCGACTTCAACTGGCGGTTCATCTTTACTATGGACTACCTGGCGACAGAGCGCATGTGCGTCCAGAGCCAGAAG GATTACATATGGAGCCTGGATGCCACGTCAATGAAGTTCCCAGCCCGACTCATCATCCAGGTCTGGGACAATGACACCTTCTCCCCCGACGACTTCCTAG GGGTCCTGGAACTGGATTTGTCTGACATGCCCCTCCCGGCTCGGCACGCCAAGCAGTGCTCCATCAGGATGATGGACGCTAACCCCAAGTGGCCCTATAACCTCCAATATGAGCACTTCTCCCTCTTTAAGAAGAAAACTGTGACTGGCTGGTGGCCTTGCCAGGTCCTCGATGGTGGCAAATGGCGCTTGTCG GGCAAAGTGAAGATGACCCTGGAGATTCTGTCAGAGAAGGAAGCCTTAATTAAGCCAGCCGGGCGAGGCCAGTCGGAACCCAACCAGTACCCCACACTTCATCCTCCTCT ACGCACCAACACCTCTTTCATGTGGCTGCGATCACCGGTTCAATATTTCTGCTATATTTTCTGGAAACGGTATCGCTTCAAATTCTTAGCCTTTATGGTCATATTGATTATAGCACTTATGCTGTTCAACTTTATCTATTCGGCTCCG CACTATTTGGCCATGAACTTGATCAAACCTCACCTTCAGCTGTCTCCTCccattaaaatattcaatatcatCACTTCAGTAAACAATGCCAGCTCTTCCATCCTTCCCACCCAGGATCCAAACCTAAAGCCTACAATAGACCATGAATGGAAACTCCACCCAGGACCCAGGAATCACCTGAGTGACATTTTCCCAGAACTTCCAGCCCCACAGGACTAA
- the FER1L5 gene encoding fer-1-like protein 5 isoform X15 yields MAYLQFFIYCAEDLHLKKHQSVNPQLEVELIGKKLRTHMQTQTDNPIWNQILTFQIQLPCLSSYIKFRILDCHRKDCPDEIGTASLFLNQISSTGEEIEGMYSGFLPCFGPSFLTLHGGKKAPFRIQEEGACIPDSVRDGLAYRGRVFLELITEIKFHQDSTIKDLSHEVTRIEKHQNRQKYGLCVIFLSCTMMPNFKDLIQFEVSIGHYGNKMDLNYKPLVSSTQYSPVIHDGNIYHYVPWYDTKPVVAVTSNWEDISFRMNCLNLLHFTRDRLKVNLDTLKSIRNPKDPALLHQWEKLLRELAEDCKHPLPCMTNQPKATSLDRKRWQLRSLLLQELAQKAKQAKPRDMVATGEDWLYRLNAVLPEPQMGLPDVMIWLVAEEQRVAYAQVPAHSVLFSPEGDLHSGRLCGKIQTLFLQYPEGEGQKDVLPAHLRVCMWLGNVTDSKDLQLLRQGDTAVYAEMYENQAKHKDQWGQQGLYHCPNFSDVMGNKTLPMTDFQPPLGWHWQDSWTVDPQRRLLLDIDINKSQVLEEVYENQARDARGTWGPATIPNTDVNGQPMEARENVKCPKGWHFKKDWAVELNHAVDSKGWEYGMEIPSLGQRQVWSPVEKTYHSCRRRRWARVRFRNHGELSHEQETLSFLKLGLAKGEEEGWEYGTFGSTFHLNPQPQSKFRRRCWRRRLAPNKDKGIAPIFLLEGSLAMDVKYTGKEEDSKTWPLRLDRQFRDPLRQDTQPPNMPFIYCTFNKPHYYQLFCYIYQARNLVSNQILTFQGPFIRVVFLNHSQCTQTLRSSAGPTWAQTLIFQHLLLYENPQDTKESPPLVVLELWQHDSWGKESLWGRSMWPPVVWLDLQDRILPPMRWHPLVKELGKEEGEILASCELILETELREKQLPILSVPWKNGAYTLPKNIQPKIKRMAIEILAWGLRNMKKASSPHLLVEFGEESLKTEPIRDFQTNPNFPESVLVLTVLMPTEEAYTLPLVVKVVDNWAFGQQSVTGQANIDFLQPYFCDPWAQDYMHPKLPTLSEKHQDFLGYLYEKFWFKSSKAEDEYEHEVDWWSKLFWATDEHKSPEYEYKDYHTLKVYDCELEAVPAFQGLQDFCQTFKLYQEQPKLDSPVVGEFKGLFRIYPFPENPEAPKPPLQFLVWPEREDFPQPCLVRVYVVRAINLQPQDYNGLCDPYVILKLGKTELGNRDTYQPNTLDPIFGTMFELTCNIPLEKDLEIQLYDFDLFSPDDKIGTTVIDLENRLLSGFGAHCGLSKSYCQSGPFRWRDQMPPSYLLKRYAKRKGLPPPLFSPEEDAVFYNGKKFKLQSFEPQTPTVHGLGPKKERLALYLLHTQGLVPEHVETRTLYSDSQPGIDQGKVQMWVDIFPKKLGPPGPQVNIKPRKPKRYELRCIIWKTANVDLVDDNLSREKTSDIYIKGWLYGLEKDMQKTDIHYYSLTGEADFNWRFIFTMDYLATERMCVQSQKDYIWSLDATSMKFPARLIIQVWDNDTFSPDDFLGVLELDLSDMPLPARHAKQCSIRMMDANPKWPYNLQYEHFSLFKKKTVTGWWPCQVLDGGKWRLSGKVKMTLEILSEKEALIKPAGRGQSEPNQYPTLHPPLRTNTSFMWLRSPVQYFCYIFWKRYRFKFLAFMVILIIALMLFNFIYSAPHYLAMNLIKPHLQLSPPIKIFNIITSVNNASSSILPTQDPNLKPTIDHEWKLHPGPRNHLSDIFPELPAPQD; encoded by the exons CTACCCTGCCTCTCCAGCTACATCAAGTTCAGAATCTTGGACTG CCACAGGAAGGACTGCCCGGATGAGATTGGGACTGCCAGCCTGTTCCTCAACCAGATCTCGTCCACCGGAGAAGAGATTGAAG GAATGTACTCTGGCTTCCTGCCCTGCTTTGGCCCCAGCTTCCTGACTCTACACGGGGGTAAAAAGGCCCCTTTCAGGATCCAGGAAGAAGGCGCT TGTATTCCTGACTCTGTTAGGGATGGTTTAGCTTATCGAGGCCGAGTCTTCCTGGAGTTAATCACCGAAATCAAGTTCCATCAAGACTCCACGATAAAGGATCTCTCCCATGAAGTGACCAGGATAGAG AAGCACCAGAACCGCCAGAAGTATGGGCTGTGTGTCATCTTCCTCTCCTGTACCATGATGCCCAACTTTAAAGACCTGATCCAATTCGAGGTCAGCATCGGTCACTATGGGAACAAGATGGACCTGAATTACAAGCCTCTAGTCTCAAGCACACAGTACAGCCCAGTGATACATGATG GGAACATTTACCATTATGTGCCCTGGTATGACACCAAGCCTGTCGTGGCTGTGACCTCCAACTGGGAGGACATCAGCTTCCGAATGAACTGCCTTAACCTCCTCCACTTCACTCGGGACCGCCTG AAAGTCAACCTGGACACCCTGAAATCCATTCGGAATCCAAAGGACCCAGCTTTGCTCCACCAGTGGGAGAAACTGCTGAGGGAGCTGGCGGAGGACTGCAA GCACCCTCTGCCCTGCATGACCAATCAGCCCAAAGCCACCAGTCTGGACAGGAAGAGGTGGCAGCTCCGCAGCCTCCTCCTGCAGGAACTGGCCCAAAAGGCCAAGCAAGCCAAGCCCAGGGACATGGTGGCCACAGGGGAGGACTGGCTGTATCGCCTCAACGCTGTGCTCCCCGAG CCCCAGATGGGCCTCCCTGACGTGATGATCTGGCTGGTGGCCGAGGAGCAGCGAGTGGCCTATGCACAGGTGCCCGCCCACTCCGTCCTCTTCTCCCCAGAAGGGGATCTGCACTCCGGCAGGCTCTGTGGGAAGATACAGACACTTTTCCTACAG TACCCAGAGGGTGAAGGACAGAAGGATGTGCTCCCAGCCCACCTCCGGGTCTGCATGTGGCTTGGCAATGTCACAGACAGCAAGGACCTGCAGTTGCTCCGCCAAGGTGACACAGCAGTGTATGCCGAGATG TATGAGAATCAAGCCAAGCATAAAGACCAGTGGGGGCAGCAGGGGCTATATCACTGCCCCAACTTCTCGGATGTCATGGGAAACAAGACCCTCCCGATGACCGATTTCCAGCCACCCCTGGGATGGCACTGGCAGGACAGCTGGACAGTGGACCCTCAGAGGAG ACTCCTCCTGGACATAGACATCAACAAGAGCCAGGTGTTGGAAGAGGTATATGAGAACCAGGCCCGAGATGCCAGAGGCACCTGGGGGCCTGCCACCATCCCAAACACAGACGTG AATGGACAGCCCATGGAGGCCCGGGAAAACGTGAAGTGCCCCAAAGGCTGGCACTTTAAGAAGGACTGGGCAGTGGAGCTGAACCACGCAGTGGACAGTAAGG GTTGGGAGTATGGAATGGAGATCCCATCCTTGGGCCAGCGCCAGGTCTGGAGCCCGGTAGAGAAGACCTACCACTCATGCCGCCGACGGCGCTGGGCACGTGTGCGCTTCCGGAACCATGGGGAGCTGAGCCATGAGCAGGAGACCCTCTCCTTCCTGAAGCTG GGCCTGGCCAAGGGTGAGGAGGAGGGCTGGGAGTACGGCACCTTCGGCTCCACGTTCCACCTCAACCCTCAGCCCCAGAGCAAGTTCCGCCGTCGCTGCTGGCGCCGCAGGCTGGCCCCTAACAAGGACAAGGGCATCGCGCCCATATTCCTCCTGGAGGGGTCCTTG GCTATGGATGTGAAATATACTGGGAAGGAAGAGGACAGCAAGACATGGCCATTGCGTCTGGACAGACAGTTCAGGGACCCCCTGAGGCAGGACACCCAGCCCCCCAACATGCCCTTCATCTACTGCACCTTCAATA AGCCCCACTACTATCAGCTCTTCTGCTATATCTACCAGGCCCGGAACCTGGTGTCCAACCAGATCCTGACATTCCAAG GGCCCTTCATTCGAGTGGTCTTCCTGAATCATAGCCAGTGTACCCAAACCCTAAGAAGCTCTGCAGGCCCCACATGGGCCCAGACACTCATCTTCCAGCACCTCCTTCTGTACGAAAACCCACAGGACACCAAAGAGAGCCCACCACTTGTGGTGCTGGAGCTGTGGCAGCACGACTCCTGG GGCAAGGAGAGCTTGTGGGGACGGAGCATGTGGCCCCCGGTCGTCTGGCTGGATCTCCAGGACCGGATCCTGCCCCCCATGAGGTGGCACCCCCTTGTAAAGGAGTTGGGGAAGGAAGAGGGCGAGATCTTGGCATCTTGTGAGCTGATCCTTGAGACTGAG CTCAGAGAGAAGCAGCTGCCGATCTTAAGTGTTCCCTGGAAGAACGGGGCATACACACTCCCCAAGAACATCCAGCCCAAGATAAAGAGGATGGCCATTGAG ATCCTGGCCTGGGGCCTTCGGAACATGAAGAAGGCGAGCTCCCCTCATCTCCTGGTGGAATTCGGGGAAGAGTCCCTGAAGACAGAACCCATCAGGGACTTTCAGACCAACCCCAACTTCCCTGAGTCGGTCCTAGTCCTCACAGTG CTCATGCCAACAGAGGAGGCTTACACACTGCCCCTCGTGGTGAAGGTGGTGGACAACTGGGCCTTTGGCCAGCAGTCCGTGACGGGCCAGGCCAACATCGACTTCCTCCAGCCCTACTTCTGTGACCCCTGGGCTCAGGACTACATGCACCCAAAGCTTCCAA CACTGTCTGAGAAGCACCAGGAC TTCCTAGGCTACCTCTACGAAAAGTTCTGGTTCAAGTCCAGTAAAGCAGAG GATGAGTATGAGCACGAGGTGGACTGGTGGAGCAAGCTGTTCTGGGCCACAGATGAGCACAAGTCCCCAGAGTACGAGTACAAAGACTACCACACCCTCAAG GTGTATGACTGTGAGCTGGAGGCTGTGCCAGCCTTCCAGGGCCTGCAGGACTTCTGCCAGACCTTCAAACTCTACCAGGAGCAGCCCAAGTTGGACAGCCCCGTGGTAGGGGAGTTCAAG GGCCTTTTCCGCATCTACCCCTTTCCTGAGAATCCGGAAGCCCCGAAGCCCCCGCTCCAGTTCTTGGTTTGGCCAGAGAGAGAGGACTTCCCCCAGCCGTGCTTGGTGCGGGTGTACGTGGTGCGAGCCATCAACCTGCAGCCCCAGGACTACAATGGCCTG TGTGACCCTTATGTGATCCTGAAACTGGGGAAGACAGAGCTTGGCAACCGGGACACGTACCAGCCCAACACTCTGGATCCCATCTTTGGCAC GATGTTTGAGCTCACCTGCAACATCCCCCTGGAAAAAGACCTAGAGATCCAGCTCTATGACTTCGACCTGTTTTCACCTGATGATAAGATAGGAACCACAGTCATCGACCTCGAAAACCGACTCCTGTCTGGCTTTGGAGCTCATTGTGGGCTCTCCAAATCCTACTGCCA GTCAGGGCCCTTTAGATGGCGGGATCAGATGCCCCCAAGCTACCTCCTAAAACGCTATGCCAAGAGGAAAGGGCTGCCTCCACCTCTGTTTAGTCCTGAGGAAGatgctgttttctataatgggaaaaaattcaaGCTGCAAAGCTTTG AGCCCCAAACCCCTACTGTTCATGGTTTGGGACCCAAGAAGGAACGCCTTGCACTGTACCTCCTGCACACTCAGGGGCTGGTACCTGAGCACGTGGAGACCCGCACGCTGTACAGTGACAGCCAGCCAGGCATTGACCAG GGAAAGGTGCAAATGTGGGTGGACATCTTCCCCAAGAAGCTGGGGCCTCCTGGCCCCCAAGTCAACATCAAGCCCAGAAAGCCTAAACG GTATGAGCTACGCTGCATCATCTGGAAGACTGCCAATGTGGACCTGGTGGATGACAATTTAAGTAGAGAGAAGACGAGTGACATCTACATCAAAGG GTGGTTATATGGGCTGGAGAAGGACATGCAGAAGACAGATATCCACTACTACTCGCTAACTGGGGAGGCCGACTTCAACTGGCGGTTCATCTTTACTATGGACTACCTGGCGACAGAGCGCATGTGCGTCCAGAGCCAGAAG GATTACATATGGAGCCTGGATGCCACGTCAATGAAGTTCCCAGCCCGACTCATCATCCAGGTCTGGGACAATGACACCTTCTCCCCCGACGACTTCCTAG GGGTCCTGGAACTGGATTTGTCTGACATGCCCCTCCCGGCTCGGCACGCCAAGCAGTGCTCCATCAGGATGATGGACGCTAACCCCAAGTGGCCCTATAACCTCCAATATGAGCACTTCTCCCTCTTTAAGAAGAAAACTGTGACTGGCTGGTGGCCTTGCCAGGTCCTCGATGGTGGCAAATGGCGCTTGTCG GGCAAAGTGAAGATGACCCTGGAGATTCTGTCAGAGAAGGAAGCCTTAATTAAGCCAGCCGGGCGAGGCCAGTCGGAACCCAACCAGTACCCCACACTTCATCCTCCTCT ACGCACCAACACCTCTTTCATGTGGCTGCGATCACCGGTTCAATATTTCTGCTATATTTTCTGGAAACGGTATCGCTTCAAATTCTTAGCCTTTATGGTCATATTGATTATAGCACTTATGCTGTTCAACTTTATCTATTCGGCTCCG CACTATTTGGCCATGAACTTGATCAAACCTCACCTTCAGCTGTCTCCTCccattaaaatattcaatatcatCACTTCAGTAAACAATGCCAGCTCTTCCATCCTTCCCACCCAGGATCCAAACCTAAAGCCTACAATAGACCATGAATGGAAACTCCACCCAGGACCCAGGAATCACCTGAGTGACATTTTCCCAGAACTTCCAGCCCCACAGGACTAA